The following proteins are co-located in the Myroides profundi genome:
- a CDS encoding DUF1801 domain-containing protein, protein MKETEHYYLRQEEPNRSCLQALRDIILSLDEHITESIKWGTPCFSYKNRMFCFLALTKEPKTPYLLVVEGMRIEHPLLEIGSRKRMKVLNIDANADLPIHAIIDILQEALNLYRNGVIKTK, encoded by the coding sequence ATGAAAGAGACAGAACATTACTATTTAAGACAAGAAGAACCTAATCGCAGCTGCTTACAGGCATTGAGAGATATTATCTTATCGTTAGATGAGCATATCACTGAATCTATTAAGTGGGGAACTCCTTGTTTTAGTTATAAGAATCGTATGTTCTGTTTTCTCGCTTTGACTAAAGAACCCAAAACACCTTATCTATTAGTAGTAGAAGGAATGCGTATAGAACATCCTTTATTAGAGATTGGAAGTAGAAAACGCATGAAAGTATTAAATATAGATGCTAATGCTGACTTACCTATTCATGCTATAATAGATATTCTCCAAGAAGCTTTAAACTTATACCGAAATGGTGTCATCAAAACAAAATAA
- a CDS encoding helix-turn-helix transcriptional regulator, whose amino-acid sequence MSESKPRLNRLTAIVTQLQSKRIVTATEIAEKHNVSIRTVYRDIRTLEQSGIPIFTEEGKGYSLVEGYALPPVMFTQEEANALITAEQLILKNKDASLIKQYQNAILKLKAVLRYNQKDKADLLSQRIIVRDNPDKAQTSDYLIQIQSAIVNHQVLAIDYLSLENQRSQRDIEPFAIYTTQDNWILIAYCRLRQDFRAFRLDCIQHLRDTLQTFEPHQITMEQYLKACREKYYPNETTPDIPMS is encoded by the coding sequence ATGTCAGAAAGTAAACCTCGTCTAAACCGATTAACAGCTATCGTGACTCAGTTACAATCTAAGCGTATCGTGACTGCTACTGAGATAGCAGAAAAACACAATGTAAGTATACGTACGGTATATAGAGATATCAGAACATTAGAACAATCAGGGATTCCTATATTCACTGAAGAAGGAAAAGGGTACTCCTTAGTAGAGGGTTATGCTCTACCTCCTGTTATGTTTACACAAGAAGAGGCGAATGCGCTTATCACTGCTGAGCAACTGATATTAAAGAATAAAGATGCTTCTCTAATCAAACAATATCAAAATGCAATTCTGAAGCTTAAGGCTGTACTGCGCTACAATCAAAAAGACAAAGCTGATCTACTCTCTCAAAGAATAATCGTAAGGGATAATCCTGATAAAGCACAGACGAGTGATTATCTGATACAGATACAATCTGCCATCGTAAATCATCAAGTACTCGCTATCGACTATCTTTCACTAGAGAATCAAAGGAGTCAACGAGACATAGAACCCTTCGCTATCTATACTACACAGGACAACTGGATATTAATAGCCTACTGTAGATTGAGACAAGACTTTAGAGCTTTTAGATTAGATTGTATTCAACATTTAAGAGATACCTTACAGACATTCGAACCTCATCAAATAACGATGGAGCAATATTTAAAGGCATGTAGAGAAAAATATTATCCGAATGAGACTACCCCTGACATACCTATGTCATAA
- a CDS encoding 2OG-Fe(II) oxygenase, with protein MGDFELNPFYELIIDDLVNRKYSVVDCFFSEEEINLLRANLLLKQDLHSFKKAAIGQASSEQIIEEVRGDSILWLDEKEPDEVEQMYFNKVNHFLEYVNRTCYLGIQEGEFHYACYPPGTCYKRHLDIFQSDSRRTLSVVLYLNDQEWTPAYGGELALYLQDEHGNEREEIVHALPGRLVVFDSKSIEHEVKMVNHTRYSITGWLKTR; from the coding sequence ATGGGTGATTTTGAATTAAATCCATTTTATGAGTTAATAATAGACGATTTAGTGAATCGTAAATACTCAGTAGTTGACTGTTTTTTTTCGGAAGAAGAGATTAACTTATTAAGAGCAAATTTGCTTTTAAAACAAGACTTACACAGTTTTAAAAAAGCAGCTATAGGGCAGGCAAGCAGTGAACAGATAATAGAAGAAGTTAGAGGTGACTCTATCTTATGGTTAGATGAGAAAGAACCTGACGAAGTAGAGCAAATGTATTTTAATAAAGTGAATCACTTCTTAGAATATGTAAACAGAACTTGCTATTTAGGTATTCAAGAAGGAGAGTTTCATTATGCATGCTATCCTCCAGGTACTTGTTATAAGCGTCACTTAGATATTTTTCAGTCAGATAGCCGTAGAACTTTATCTGTAGTATTATATCTTAATGATCAAGAATGGACTCCTGCTTATGGAGGAGAATTAGCACTTTACCTACAGGACGAACATGGGAATGAAAGAGAAGAGATTGTACATGCCTTACCAGGGCGTCTTGTCGTATTTGATAGTAAGAGTATAGAACACGAGGTGAAGATGGTTAATCATACTCGTTATAGCATTACAGGATGGTTAAAGACTAGATAA
- a CDS encoding PepSY-associated TM helix domain-containing protein, translated as MNIRNYNKYFHLHTISGIIITVLLYIIFFAGSFSFFKNEIANWQSNKPQEKIAVQSINYNVLLDSLDNQIGLQGRNIYFRMNDRSRVMSYNISTSQDTLLPKAKERDFGLYDTATQEKHAYEESYSLGEFLYRLHFLAQLNGLVNIHISPFGYFVAGLVSFIYIFALITGLLVHWQKIVSNFYVFRPWEKLKTVWTDLHTALGVITFPFQLIFAITGAYFLLNYRIVAATIIALGYGGDADKFSSDTTQDRGAQEIVYQHKAIDKEIDLNAYILQTVEKWDDPYISNISILNYGDESMTVAISGRAHNEKQLNSRGEIKYHIHSGEVEEISNPNENPGYSYIFSNLVYLLHFGSFGGLATRIVYFLVGIAGCVVIISGVLIWLVARDKKNVPEHKRKFNFWLANIYMAICLSMYPVTALAFIAVKLNPTGGQNFIYSFYFWTWLAITILLSIRKNIYKTNRDCLLVGSIIGLTIPIFNGVMTGNWIWVSWAKGYSDILLIDLFWIIVPLITLYSWKLVKDKQEKKLNTAVE; from the coding sequence ATGAATATTAGAAATTACAATAAATACTTCCACCTACATACGATAAGTGGAATTATTATTACGGTATTACTATACATTATCTTCTTCGCAGGTTCTTTCTCTTTCTTTAAAAATGAAATAGCGAATTGGCAAAGTAATAAACCACAAGAAAAAATAGCTGTTCAATCTATCAATTACAATGTATTATTAGATTCTCTAGATAATCAAATAGGATTACAGGGTAGAAATATATATTTCCGTATGAATGATAGAAGTAGAGTCATGAGCTATAATATCTCCACTTCACAAGACACCTTATTACCTAAAGCGAAAGAACGTGATTTCGGATTATACGACACTGCTACACAAGAAAAACACGCTTATGAAGAATCTTATTCTTTAGGAGAATTCTTATATAGACTTCACTTTTTAGCACAATTAAATGGTTTAGTTAATATCCATATCTCTCCATTTGGTTACTTTGTAGCAGGATTAGTTTCTTTCATTTATATTTTTGCACTTATTACAGGATTACTTGTACATTGGCAAAAAATAGTTTCTAATTTCTATGTATTTAGACCTTGGGAAAAACTAAAAACGGTATGGACTGACTTACATACAGCATTAGGTGTTATTACCTTCCCATTCCAATTAATCTTTGCTATCACAGGAGCTTATTTCTTATTAAACTATCGAATAGTCGCAGCAACTATCATTGCATTAGGATATGGTGGTGATGCAGACAAATTTAGCAGTGATACTACACAAGATAGAGGAGCTCAAGAAATCGTATATCAACATAAAGCTATAGATAAAGAAATAGATCTAAACGCCTATATTCTTCAAACAGTAGAAAAATGGGATGATCCCTATATCTCTAATATCTCTATACTTAATTATGGGGATGAAAGTATGACTGTGGCCATAAGTGGTAGAGCTCATAATGAGAAACAGTTAAATAGTCGTGGAGAAATAAAATATCACATTCACTCAGGAGAAGTAGAAGAGATAAGTAATCCTAATGAAAACCCTGGATATAGTTATATATTCTCTAACTTAGTTTATCTACTTCACTTTGGCTCTTTCGGAGGTTTAGCGACTCGTATCGTTTACTTCTTAGTAGGAATAGCTGGATGTGTAGTCATTATATCTGGTGTACTTATCTGGCTAGTGGCTAGAGATAAAAAGAATGTTCCTGAACACAAACGCAAGTTTAACTTCTGGTTAGCAAATATCTATATGGCTATCTGCTTATCTATGTATCCTGTAACAGCATTAGCTTTTATAGCTGTAAAGTTAAACCCTACAGGTGGACAAAACTTTATCTACTCTTTCTATTTCTGGACTTGGTTAGCTATCACAATCTTATTAAGCATCAGAAAGAATATTTATAAAACCAATAGAGACTGTTTATTAGTCGGAAGTATTATTGGTCTTACTATTCCTATCTTTAACGGTGTGATGACAGGTAACTGGATATGGGTAAGTTGGGCTAAAGGTTATTCTGATATCCTTCTTATTGATTTATTCTGGATTATCGTTCCACTTATCACTCTATACTCATGGAAGTTAGTCAAAGATAAACAAGAGAAAAAATTAAATACAGCAGTAGAATAG
- a CDS encoding GyrI-like domain-containing protein: protein MNQVTLKKFHIIGIEVRTTNEQNKSAQDIPLLWEHFWKEDVLNRIPNKVCTAVYSMYTNYEGDYTMPYTTIIGCEVSDLSDIPEGMTGHTIEASTYNKVTAVGDLTKGLVINEWLKIWDQQWDRKYTADFEIYDEKAMNPQDAEVSIYVAIK, encoded by the coding sequence ATGAATCAAGTAACGTTAAAGAAATTCCACATCATCGGAATAGAAGTACGCACTACCAATGAACAAAATAAATCAGCTCAAGATATTCCCTTGCTATGGGAGCACTTTTGGAAAGAAGATGTACTAAACCGCATACCTAATAAAGTATGTACTGCTGTCTACTCTATGTATACGAATTATGAAGGGGACTATACAATGCCGTATACCACAATCATCGGCTGTGAAGTATCTGATCTATCTGATATACCTGAAGGTATGACAGGACATACTATAGAAGCAAGTACTTATAATAAAGTCACTGCTGTTGGAGACTTAACAAAAGGACTAGTCATTAATGAATGGTTAAAAATATGGGATCAACAATGGGATAGAAAATATACAGCTGATTTTGAAATATACGATGAGAAAGCCATGAATCCACAAGATGCTGAAGTAAGTATATATGTAGCTATAAAATAA